One region of Maylandia zebra isolate NMK-2024a linkage group LG10, Mzebra_GT3a, whole genome shotgun sequence genomic DNA includes:
- the supt4h1 gene encoding transcription elongation factor SPT4, with amino-acid sequence MALETVPKDLRHLRACLLCSLVKTIDQFEYDGCDNCESYLQMKGNREMVYECTSSSFDGVIAMMSPEDSWVAKWQRIGNFKPGVYAVSVTGRLPPGVVRELKSRGVIYKSRDTAVKT; translated from the exons ATGGCATTAGAAACAGTCCCCAAAGACCTGCGCCACCTGAGAGCCTGTCTGCTTTGTTCGTTAGTGAAG ACCATTGACCAGTTTGAATATGATGGCTGTGACAACTGTGAGTCATACCTCCAGATGAAGGGGAACCGAGAGATGGTGTATGAATGCACAAGTTCCTCGTTTGATGG TGTGATCGCCATGATGAGTCCTGAAGATAGCTGGGTGGCTAAATGGCAGAGAATAG GCAACTTCAAGCCAGGTGTATATGCAGTTTCAGTGACTGGCAGACTACCTCCAG GCGTAGTGAGAGAGCTGAAAAGCAGAGGGGTGATCTACAAATCCAGAGACACGGCAGTAAAGACGTAA